One window of the Desertifilum tharense IPPAS B-1220 genome contains the following:
- a CDS encoding universal stress protein translates to MIETILVAMALDRSAATDKVFQTLQQIQLQPDAKVILAHILLPPERQSEQAADKPHFGAEESPYREIEKQLETYQQQLSCTSKIEIATGDPAEEIIRLANIHQANLIIIGSRGLTGVKRILEGSVSTQVVEDATCSVLVVKP, encoded by the coding sequence GTGATCGAAACAATTTTAGTTGCAATGGCGTTAGATCGGTCGGCTGCCACCGATAAAGTTTTTCAGACTTTACAACAAATTCAACTGCAACCCGATGCCAAAGTCATTTTGGCTCATATTTTGCTGCCGCCCGAAAGGCAATCCGAGCAAGCGGCCGATAAACCGCATTTTGGCGCTGAGGAGTCGCCTTACCGAGAAATTGAGAAACAGCTAGAAACCTATCAGCAACAGCTCTCTTGCACGAGCAAGATTGAAATTGCCACCGGAGATCCAGCCGAAGAAATTATTCGTCTTGCGAATATTCATCAAGCGAACTTAATTATTATCGGCAGTCGCGGTTTAACCGGAGTTAAACGCATTTTAGAAGGCTCGGTTAGCACCCAGGTTGTAGAGGATGCCACCTGCTCGGTACTCGTCGTTAAGCCTTAA